From Solidesulfovibrio fructosivorans JJ]:
TTTTATACAGTTGTCGTGAGAGGGCCTGCGTAAGATTAAAGGGCTTTCCTGGGGCGACCGCGTTTACGTTTCGCAGACTGCTCCGCTGTGGCCGATGCGGTTTGGATGGGCTTCGGTTGCGCAGGGGGGGTAATGGTTGGGGTCGAATTGTCGGCGCGTTCGTTCAGCCAGACTTTTACCCGGTCCTTCATCCATACCACGCGTCTGCCGAGCTTTACCGGCGGAGGGACCGCCTTGAAATTTTTACGGAAAATATGCTGCCGGATAGCTCCGGGCGTTGTTTTGAGTTCTTCCGCCAGCTCGTTAATATCATAGACAAATTCGCTCATACCCCGGCCCTTTGGTTTCAATTTTTGGCGGACCTGAAGTCAACCATGGGAATAAAATCAAGTAGCTCCTTCGGCCACTCCGCGCCGACATACACAATCGGGCGAAATGGGATGGCGATGATTGTTTTGACATCCGCCCTTACTCGATAGATGACCCTGGCGGATATTTGGTTTTCCTCCATGGTGGCTTCTTGTAATCGCATTGTGACCTCATCCAGTCGCGCTAGAGTTGCCTTAAAGACAGCTTCAGCTCGGGGGTAACGGTCTGCATCAATCCCGTAGAAATCCAGATTCCGGAACACTTCCGTTGAGCCCGCTTAATCCTGGGCGGACGCATTGCCGATGTCGGAAAAAGATGTTTGGATTTCGCCAGTGGCGATGACCTCGCCATGATCGGCCAGATATGCCGCGCCAGTCAGCAGCATACTACAGTCTTAGACAATCTGGGTTGATTTCGATGGATACATCGGCGACCATTTCGCAAAAATCGATCACAAAGCTCACTTGTAGACGACAAGTTTCATTGGCAGAATACTGAGCTGTGGACATAGCGTGTACTCCTGTGCCCTGCCGGCCCTTCGGATCCGGGTTTCGGCTGTCGAAGGAGACTACCCTTCGACAGCCTCTTATTTTGGCGCACTGTTGTGCACTGTAGACCGCAGCATATAAAATTATTCTACGCTGTAATGTTTAGAAACACAAGATTTCCCATTTCTACTCTTGATATAATTTATCCGTTGTATTTTTTAAAAGAAAAATTTTCATCATTTTTTTCGTAGAAAACATTTCTACAGTATCTTTTTTGCATTGAAGAATTTTTTTGAGGCGCAGTGTTGCTTTTCATCGTCAGTGGTAATCTCCACCACCCACGCGAATTTATATGGATGCATCGAAGACATTGGTGCATTGCCCCCATCGGACTACCCCCGCGCGAGCGGGGAAGACCCGGACGTCCAGGAGACTACATCATCAAGGGCGGGACTACCCCCGCGCGAGCGGGGAAGACCCATCCCACCACCTCCATTGCGTCCTCGTACAGGGACTACCCCCGCGCGAGCGGGGAGGACGCCGACTCTCCCGACACTGCGCCGCCGCTGCGGGGACTACCCCCGCGCGAACGGGGAAGACTTTGCGTGGTAGCACCGTCCGGCGCTGTCACGGGGACTACCCCCGCGCGAGCGGGGAAGACGCCTACTGCATCCGGCAAATCGACGCCTGGAAGGGACTACCCCCGCGCGAGCGGGGAAAACCACGGGGC
This genomic window contains:
- a CDS encoding transcriptional regulator, with protein sequence MSEFVYDINELAEELKTTPGAIRQHIFRKNFKAVPPPVKLGRRVVWMKDRVKVWLNERADNSTPTITPPAQPKPIQTASATAEQSAKRKRGRPRKAL